Below is a window of Haloterrigena alkaliphila DNA.
CTCGGGTCCGCTCGTCGCAGGCCATCGGTCTCGGTCGTCGATTTCGCCGTCCGTCCGCGGGTCTGGCCGGTAGTCGTCTCGAGCATACTCATACTATCGTCGGAGTTCGTCGTCGATGTCCGCCTGGGTAAAATCGAAGAAGTCGTCGCTGTCGGGGAGTTTCACGTCGATCACGTTCAACTGGGTCGGCCGGCCCTGCGAGTCGAAGGCCCGCCAGTCCGAGCGGCGGTAGGGCGCGCCGATGATGATGTGGACGCTGCCCCGCCCGAACGTCTCGAGGTCCGCGTCGCTCGGGCTGATCACGCCGTTGGGGTGGGAGTGGACGCTGCCCAGGGCCTTCACGTCGTTGGGAATCTGATTCGTCTTGACGGTCGCGCTGACGCTGTTCGACTCGGTCCCCGGAATCACGAGAATGTCGGTGATGATCAGGCCGTCCCGCTCGAGTCCGAGTCGGTCCGCCTCGGTCCCCCGGAGGAACCCCATGTACTCGTCGGGGTGGGAGGCCTCGGAGGACTCGAGGGCGAACTCGAGGGTCTCCTCGGCGATGCCGAGAATCTCGCTCGAGCGAAACAGCGCGTCGAACAGCCCCATGTCACGTCCTGAGTGCTTGCGGTTGCTAAACGTTCCGATGGGCGTCCCGTTCGGGCGTTCGTGTCGAACCGTCGATGAGGACTTCCCGTCGACGGGATCGACGTCACCCTCTTCATCGTCCGTGATATCTATCAGATATCACTAAGGTGTGTATACGGATCCGATCCGTACTAGCGGACCGCTTTTCCGTCGCCTGTTCGTCTCCGGGCGTATGTCACTGGACGAGGACGCCCTCGAGTACCACCGCGAGGAACCGCCCGGCAAGATCGAGATCCGGACGACCAAGTCGACGACCACGCAGCGGGACCTCTCGCTGGCCTACTCGCCCGGCGTCGCCGCGCCGTGTCGCGAGATCGCCGAACGCGAGGACGACGCCTATCAGTACACGGCGAAGGGGAACCTCGTCGGCGTCGTCTCGAACGGGTCGGCAGTGCTCGGACTCGGCGACATCGGCGCACAGGCCTCCAAACCCGTCATGGAGGGGAAGGGCGTCCTCTTCAAGCGCTTCGCCGACATCGACGTCTTCGACATCGAACTCGAGCACGACGCGGTCGACCCGTTCGTCGAGTCGGTCGCGGCGATGGAACCGACCTTCGGCGGCGTCAATCTCGAGGACATCGCGGCGCCGGCTTGCTTCGAGATCGAGGAGCGCCTGCGCGAGCGGATGGACGTGCCGGTGTTCCACGACGACCAGCACGGTACCGCGATCATCTCCGGCGCCGCCCTCCTCAACGCCGCCGATATCGCCGACAAGGATCTCGAGGACGTCTCGGTCACGTTCGCGGGGGCGGGCGCCGCGGCCCTCGCGACGGCCCGGTTTTTCGTCTCCCTGGGCGTCCGGACGGAGAACATCACCATGGTCGATATCGACGGCATTCTGACGACCG
It encodes the following:
- a CDS encoding Mov34/MPN/PAD-1 family protein; its protein translation is MGLFDALFRSSEILGIAEETLEFALESSEASHPDEYMGFLRGTEADRLGLERDGLIITDILVIPGTESNSVSATVKTNQIPNDVKALGSVHSHPNGVISPSDADLETFGRGSVHIIIGAPYRRSDWRAFDSQGRPTQLNVIDVKLPDSDDFFDFTQADIDDELRR